One Roseimaritima multifibrata DNA window includes the following coding sequences:
- the mdh gene encoding malate dehydrogenase — translation MSLRRAKISIVGAGNVGATCAHWCAAAELGDVVLLDIPQTEDMPRGKALDLMQASPIMGFDSNVIGTNSYDDVAGSDVIVVTAGIPRKPGMSRDDLLNTNARIVTAVGTEIKNCAPDAIVIVVSNPLDAMVQQMWKVTGFPPERVCGQAGVLDTARYRTFLAMELGVSVEDISALLMGGHGDTMVPIPSCTSVGGIPITQLISSERLEEIVDRTRKGGAEIVQLLKTGSAYYAPAAACAQMVEAIVRDKKRVIPAAAYCDSQYNVGGYYVGVPVVMGSGGIEKVIELDLTEKEQGDFRRSVEAVKSLVATMDGLLSS, via the coding sequence ATGTCACTTCGACGAGCCAAAATTTCGATTGTCGGCGCTGGAAATGTAGGGGCAACCTGTGCTCATTGGTGTGCTGCGGCGGAGCTGGGGGATGTCGTTTTGCTCGATATTCCACAAACCGAAGATATGCCACGCGGCAAAGCGCTTGACTTGATGCAAGCTTCGCCGATTATGGGATTTGATTCCAATGTGATTGGAACGAACAGCTACGACGATGTCGCTGGCAGTGACGTGATCGTCGTCACCGCAGGGATTCCTCGCAAACCAGGGATGAGCCGCGACGATTTGCTGAACACCAACGCTCGGATTGTGACTGCGGTTGGTACTGAAATTAAAAACTGTGCTCCCGATGCGATCGTGATCGTCGTCAGCAATCCTTTGGATGCGATGGTCCAGCAGATGTGGAAGGTTACGGGCTTTCCACCAGAACGCGTTTGCGGACAGGCCGGCGTTTTGGATACCGCTCGCTATCGCACTTTCCTAGCGATGGAACTGGGCGTCAGTGTTGAAGACATCAGCGCGCTGCTGATGGGCGGCCACGGCGATACCATGGTACCAATTCCTAGCTGCACCAGTGTTGGCGGGATCCCGATCACCCAGTTGATCAGCAGCGAACGGCTGGAAGAAATCGTTGACCGGACCCGCAAGGGAGGTGCCGAAATCGTTCAGTTGCTAAAGACCGGAAGCGCCTATTACGCTCCGGCTGCCGCTTGTGCACAGATGGTCGAAGCGATCGTTCGTGACAAGAAACGCGTGATCCCTGCCGCCGCCTACTGCGATTCCCAGTATAACGTTGGTGGCTACTACGTTGGGGTTCCTGTCGTGATGGGAAGTGGCGGAATTGAAAAGGTTATCGAACTTGATTTGACCGAGAAGGAACAAGGGGATTTTCGTCGTAGCGTCGAAGCAGTGAAATCATTGGTCGCAACGATGGATGGTTTACTCTCTTCTTAA
- a CDS encoding carbon storage regulator — MRPLNQAENESSDRQTARVTPILEGILEMLVLSRKEGERLVIGDNVTITVNRINGNRVTLGIEAPREVRIVRGELDKRESASETQNAAASKQNPAEPTREEAQMTFLELEIGQLESLVG; from the coding sequence TTGAGACCTCTCAATCAAGCAGAAAACGAATCGAGTGATCGTCAGACCGCAAGAGTCACCCCCATCCTGGAAGGAATCCTTGAAATGTTGGTTCTAAGTCGAAAAGAAGGCGAACGTCTGGTAATTGGCGACAACGTGACCATCACCGTTAATCGGATTAACGGTAATCGCGTGACGTTGGGAATTGAGGCCCCCCGCGAAGTCCGTATCGTCCGAGGCGAACTGGACAAACGGGAATCCGCTAGCGAGACGCAAAATGCTGCAGCTAGCAAGCAAAACCCCGCCGAGCCGACACGTGAAGAAGCTCAAATGACCTTTCTAGAATTAGAAATCGGCCAGCTTGAATCACTGGTAGGCTAA
- a CDS encoding aspartate carbamoyltransferase catalytic subunit, which translates to MAASSASEFVFPTAWKRRHLLDLETLTAEEITILLDTAQQMKDATGNCRRKLSLLSGKTCANLFFENSTRTRNSFSLAAKRLGADTVEFSSAGSSVAKGETFVDTAKTIEAMGVDWVVTRHATPGTPHLLARELACSVMNAGDGPHEHPTQGLLDMLTIRQHRQSFEGLTVALVGDIAHSRTARSNLWGLSKLGAHVIVCGPSTLVSPRWEELGFEVAHSLDDILPRCDVLNLLRVQFERQVTRPFPSIHEYAALYAMNGERMSRSKKDILIMAPGPINRGVEITPEVADGPHSVILEQVTNGIAVRMAALWLLSNASDNATSPTS; encoded by the coding sequence ATGGCTGCCTCTTCTGCTTCTGAATTTGTTTTTCCGACCGCCTGGAAGCGGCGTCATTTGCTTGATTTGGAAACGTTGACGGCGGAGGAGATTACGATTCTGTTGGACACTGCTCAGCAGATGAAAGATGCCACGGGAAATTGCCGGCGAAAACTATCGCTCCTTTCCGGAAAGACATGTGCGAACTTGTTTTTCGAAAATAGCACGCGCACTCGAAACAGTTTCTCTTTGGCAGCCAAGCGACTGGGGGCGGACACTGTCGAATTCTCCAGTGCAGGGAGTAGTGTTGCTAAAGGCGAAACGTTTGTCGATACGGCCAAGACCATTGAAGCGATGGGGGTCGATTGGGTGGTGACTCGGCACGCCACGCCCGGGACGCCTCATTTGCTCGCCCGGGAACTTGCCTGTTCGGTAATGAATGCTGGCGACGGGCCTCACGAGCATCCGACGCAGGGCTTACTGGATATGCTGACAATCCGGCAGCATCGCCAGTCCTTCGAAGGGCTAACGGTCGCCTTGGTCGGAGATATCGCACACAGTCGTACAGCCAGAAGCAACCTTTGGGGATTGAGCAAGCTGGGGGCTCATGTGATTGTTTGTGGGCCTTCCACTTTGGTCAGTCCGCGATGGGAAGAGCTCGGGTTTGAAGTGGCGCATAGCTTGGATGATATTTTGCCTCGCTGCGATGTTTTGAACCTGCTGCGAGTCCAATTCGAACGGCAGGTGACTCGGCCGTTCCCTAGTATTCACGAATATGCCGCACTCTATGCGATGAATGGCGAGCGTATGTCTCGCAGTAAAAAAGACATTTTGATCATGGCACCCGGCCCAATTAATCGAGGCGTCGAAATCACTCCGGAGGTTGCCGACGGTCCTCATTCGGTCATCCTTGAGCAAGTGACCAATGGGATTGCGGTCCGCATGGCGGCGCTATGGTTACTTTCCAATGCTTCTGATAACGCGACGAGCCCCACTTCATGA
- a CDS encoding tetratricopeptide repeat protein, which yields MTNIMHRYYPSGTATLAGILLLCMAAPASAQNDRIFPVTGSPISGQIETESRNGLAVKAGGGTQNIPANSIVKIMYAGDPSNLTNGREFALDGQYDKALEELKKIDFSKIRREIITQDANFYRLKSEGMLSLTGQGDRAQAIAALGGFISKQGDSWHYYEAVRLLGELAYAEGNMDLANKSFQALYSAAASELKIESVYLVSLLQLRNGEFDKALAGFDRIASARVSSPAVGLFVKLGKAGRVAVLGQKGDLDGAINESKPLIAELSPTDIELAARIYNARGSAYAKAGQNEAAIRAYLHTHLMFSGIPDAHVEALQALVQLWPAVGKADRANEMRQILQQSYPGWGG from the coding sequence ATGACCAACATCATGCATCGATACTATCCATCTGGAACGGCTACCTTGGCAGGCATCCTGCTGCTCTGCATGGCGGCCCCAGCGTCCGCGCAGAACGACCGGATTTTCCCTGTCACAGGCTCGCCGATTTCTGGCCAAATCGAAACCGAATCTCGCAACGGGTTGGCGGTAAAAGCTGGCGGGGGAACTCAGAACATCCCTGCCAACAGCATCGTCAAAATCATGTATGCGGGCGATCCATCCAACCTGACCAATGGGCGTGAATTCGCACTCGATGGGCAATACGACAAAGCGCTCGAAGAGCTAAAGAAAATTGACTTCAGCAAAATCCGCCGTGAAATCATCACTCAGGATGCCAATTTCTATCGCTTGAAATCGGAGGGGATGCTTTCCCTCACAGGACAAGGCGATCGCGCTCAGGCGATTGCCGCGTTGGGTGGTTTCATCAGTAAACAAGGAGACAGCTGGCACTACTATGAAGCGGTCCGCTTGCTGGGCGAATTGGCTTACGCCGAAGGGAACATGGATCTTGCCAACAAATCTTTCCAGGCCCTCTACAGTGCAGCGGCCTCGGAACTGAAGATCGAATCGGTCTACCTGGTCAGCCTGTTGCAACTTCGCAACGGCGAATTCGATAAAGCCCTTGCCGGGTTTGATCGCATCGCCTCGGCCCGCGTCAGTTCACCAGCAGTTGGTTTGTTTGTCAAACTTGGCAAAGCAGGCCGCGTTGCGGTCCTGGGACAAAAAGGGGACCTGGATGGGGCGATCAACGAATCGAAGCCTCTGATCGCGGAACTATCGCCAACCGATATTGAACTCGCCGCCCGAATCTACAACGCACGCGGATCGGCTTACGCCAAAGCCGGTCAAAATGAAGCGGCCATCCGAGCCTACCTACATACGCACTTGATGTTCTCGGGAATTCCAGACGCCCACGTCGAAGCGCTCCAGGCCCTGGTCCAATTATGGCCTGCGGTTGGCAAAGCCGATCGCGCCAACGAGATGCGACAAATCCTTCAACAATCCTATCCAGGGTGGGGCGGCTAA
- a CDS encoding DUF423 domain-containing protein has protein sequence MSDAPAAAMNQASTARWLCVIGLLGGLGVLIGAFGAHGLPAYLEAREIPADVIAKRVDQLGVGVHYHLLHVVALLACLAIPFPLSLRQRSMVLCSWVIGVGLFSGSLYLLVMFNQPKFGMITPLGGLSLIGGWFGLAFAAGKAVYRSSR, from the coding sequence ATGTCTGATGCCCCTGCCGCTGCAATGAACCAAGCTTCAACCGCTCGATGGTTGTGCGTGATTGGTTTGCTTGGCGGTTTAGGAGTCCTGATAGGCGCGTTCGGAGCCCATGGGCTGCCTGCCTATCTGGAAGCTCGGGAAATTCCCGCCGATGTGATCGCGAAACGGGTCGACCAATTGGGCGTCGGCGTTCACTATCACTTGCTTCATGTGGTTGCTTTGCTAGCATGCCTTGCGATCCCCTTCCCACTCTCGCTGCGCCAGCGTTCGATGGTCCTCTGTAGTTGGGTGATTGGAGTGGGCTTATTCAGTGGCAGTTTGTACCTGCTGGTTATGTTCAATCAGCCAAAGTTTGGGATGATTACTCCGCTGGGCGGATTGAGTTTAATCGGGGGGTGGTTTGGACTAGCTTTCGCTGCGGGAAAAGCGGTTTACCGTTCCTCTCGTTAA
- a CDS encoding HEAT repeat domain-containing protein has translation MLRHLRILIAGTCLAVTGCHDGPLYALKHANPFFVHQWNQDEAIGTTDFQRQKELELLVRTMPNESPADQAQWLVHLEQIMQQDASAEMRHLAIRAAAPVQGPAARNLIEMGLEDPSIKVRMAACDVLGSREEPAAAETLARIIGESTNGDVRQAALRGLGQHKGTVVTDSLKLALEDRDPAIRLTAVQSLESVTGKSLGNDPAVWVAYLENGTDPTADQGLSDRLRNLF, from the coding sequence ATGCTGCGTCATTTGCGTATTCTAATCGCCGGAACATGCTTGGCTGTCACCGGTTGTCATGATGGGCCGCTTTACGCACTCAAGCATGCCAATCCGTTTTTCGTCCATCAATGGAACCAGGACGAAGCGATTGGTACGACCGACTTTCAGCGGCAGAAAGAGCTGGAGCTGCTTGTCCGCACCATGCCCAATGAATCGCCGGCCGATCAGGCTCAGTGGTTGGTTCATCTGGAACAGATCATGCAGCAGGACGCGAGTGCTGAAATGCGGCATCTGGCGATACGTGCGGCGGCTCCGGTTCAGGGGCCTGCAGCACGAAACCTGATTGAAATGGGGCTTGAAGACCCTAGTATTAAGGTTCGTATGGCCGCCTGCGATGTGCTGGGCAGTCGCGAGGAACCGGCGGCCGCCGAAACTTTGGCGAGGATTATCGGCGAATCGACCAACGGAGATGTGCGGCAGGCAGCACTCCGTGGGCTGGGCCAGCACAAAGGGACGGTCGTTACCGATTCTTTAAAGCTAGCACTAGAGGACCGCGACCCTGCGATCCGCTTGACCGCCGTCCAGTCATTGGAATCGGTCACTGGCAAATCGCTTGGCAACGATCCGGCGGTTTGGGTTGCTTATCTTGAAAACGGGACCGACCCGACGGCGGATCAAGGGCTATCCGACCGACTGCGAAACCTGTTCTAA
- a CDS encoding alpha/beta hydrolase — MNRLPSSQAWISNLGKEDSRGRQPVCEVFKNDSQVDSPLAFFLPARYEANYRYPLVVWLHQDGASERQLSQVMPHISLQNYVGVGVRGTRACDAAGHQYDWQQTANGIASAEQIVMEAVEQASLQYSIHPERVFIAGYQSGGTMAQRIALSRPREFAGVVSLGGEFPVGCRPLANIKQLRDLKLWMAFATESPDFSADAMSEGLRLLNAAKMQVEISQFASDDEMMVPVLRSMDQWLMSQVTGQAQPRCVPDWDTVPVEFSAN; from the coding sequence ATGAACCGATTGCCTTCTTCGCAAGCCTGGATATCCAATTTAGGAAAAGAAGATTCGCGAGGTCGTCAGCCAGTTTGTGAGGTCTTTAAAAACGACAGTCAGGTCGATTCACCGCTCGCTTTTTTCTTGCCCGCTCGCTACGAAGCAAATTATCGGTACCCCTTGGTTGTTTGGTTGCACCAGGATGGAGCCAGCGAACGACAGCTATCGCAGGTCATGCCGCACATCAGTTTGCAGAACTATGTCGGTGTCGGAGTCCGGGGGACTCGAGCCTGTGACGCAGCAGGACATCAATACGATTGGCAGCAAACCGCAAACGGAATCGCCTCTGCCGAGCAGATCGTCATGGAAGCGGTCGAACAGGCCTCGTTGCAGTATTCGATCCACCCGGAACGCGTCTTCATCGCAGGCTATCAGTCAGGCGGGACCATGGCTCAGCGGATCGCCCTCAGCCGCCCCCGTGAATTTGCCGGAGTCGTTTCTTTGGGAGGCGAATTTCCTGTCGGTTGTCGTCCGCTAGCAAATATTAAGCAGCTTCGCGATCTTAAGTTGTGGATGGCATTTGCGACCGAAAGTCCTGATTTTTCGGCCGATGCAATGAGCGAAGGTCTGCGACTGTTGAATGCGGCGAAAATGCAGGTTGAAATCAGCCAGTTCGCTTCCGATGACGAAATGATGGTCCCTGTTCTGCGAAGCATGGATCAGTGGCTGATGAGCCAGGTAACCGGGCAGGCACAGCCCAGGTGTGTTCCCGACTGGGACACCGTGCCGGTTGAATTTTCGGCCAATTAA
- the thrC gene encoding threonine synthase produces the protein MLQSANSNLASSKRLDIAFQQCINPACAATYEARSVRTSCDRCGDLLDILYEWDRAEVPKQMNEFEAMWGRRYDPVRFSGVWRFHELLPFCGQDEIVTVGEGQTLLQQTDSVGKFVGMNAGKLHLQYEGMNPSGSFKDNGMCAAFTHACMMNAKRAACASTGNTSASLALYCSATKKMKAVIFIGSGKISYGKLSQALDYGALTVQIAGDFDDAMIRVKQISDELGIYLVNSVNPFRLEGQKTIMFRIMEALRWEIPDWIVVPGGNLGNSSAFGKAFAELKQLGLIDRIPRLAVINARGADTLYELFERRGVRWNGGQVDMDPIRQYYDELDRTGAKADTIASAIEINRPVNLKKCLRALEGMDGVVRQVSDQEILDAKAQVGAGGFGCEPASAASVAGAKMLRREGVIAPSDRVVCVLTGHELKDPTATVAYHSADQEMFNKVLGSRGVKKASHANRAIAVPNELDDIIKAIQLYS, from the coding sequence ATGCTTCAGTCGGCCAATTCCAACCTCGCCTCATCCAAAAGACTGGACATTGCGTTCCAGCAATGCATCAACCCCGCCTGTGCGGCCACGTATGAGGCCCGTAGTGTACGGACGTCCTGTGATCGCTGCGGCGATCTGCTGGACATCCTGTATGAATGGGATCGGGCGGAAGTTCCTAAGCAAATGAATGAATTCGAAGCGATGTGGGGACGTCGCTACGATCCGGTCCGATTCAGCGGTGTCTGGCGCTTCCATGAATTGCTCCCGTTTTGTGGGCAAGATGAAATTGTCACCGTCGGCGAAGGGCAAACCCTGCTGCAGCAAACCGATTCGGTTGGCAAATTTGTTGGCATGAACGCCGGTAAATTGCATTTGCAGTACGAAGGGATGAATCCCTCGGGCAGCTTCAAAGATAACGGGATGTGTGCCGCGTTTACGCATGCCTGCATGATGAATGCCAAGCGAGCCGCCTGTGCCAGCACGGGAAATACGAGTGCCTCCCTTGCGTTGTATTGCAGTGCCACCAAGAAAATGAAGGCCGTGATTTTTATCGGCAGCGGAAAGATCTCTTACGGCAAACTGAGCCAGGCGCTCGACTATGGGGCGCTTACCGTTCAGATCGCTGGCGATTTTGACGATGCGATGATCCGCGTTAAGCAGATCTCCGATGAACTGGGGATCTACTTGGTGAACAGCGTCAATCCTTTCCGTTTGGAAGGACAAAAGACGATCATGTTCCGGATCATGGAAGCCCTCCGCTGGGAAATTCCTGACTGGATCGTGGTTCCGGGCGGAAACCTAGGTAACAGCAGCGCCTTTGGAAAAGCCTTTGCAGAGCTGAAGCAGCTGGGGCTGATCGATCGAATCCCTCGCTTGGCCGTGATCAACGCCCGCGGCGCCGACACGCTTTACGAATTGTTCGAGCGTCGCGGAGTCCGCTGGAATGGCGGCCAGGTCGATATGGATCCCATTCGCCAGTACTACGACGAACTGGATCGCACCGGCGCTAAAGCCGATACGATCGCCAGTGCGATCGAGATCAACCGGCCCGTGAACCTGAAAAAATGCTTGCGAGCTTTGGAAGGGATGGACGGAGTCGTCCGCCAAGTCAGCGATCAAGAAATCTTGGATGCCAAGGCGCAGGTCGGTGCCGGTGGCTTCGGCTGTGAACCCGCCTCCGCCGCATCGGTTGCCGGGGCAAAAATGCTTCGCCGCGAAGGGGTGATCGCTCCAAGTGACCGAGTCGTCTGTGTCTTGACGGGACATGAACTGAAAGACCCGACCGCAACGGTCGCCTATCACTCGGCCGATCAAGAGATGTTCAACAAGGTCTTGGGCAGCCGAGGCGTGAAGAAGGCAAGTCACGCCAACCGAGCGATCGCCGTGCCCAACGAACTGGACGACATCATCAAAGCGATCCAGTTGTACTCGTAA
- a CDS encoding dihydroorotase produces MNSLLIENGRLVDPSVQHDAVARLLIDDGYVVAIDPLDGDLPPSIPRLNAAGKIVAPGLVDLCSELREPGRDEDETIASGALAALAGGYTSILCSSNTHPPIDSPGAVEFVRQKAAQARGPRIHVTGCVSKQRQGQEMAELGLLVDAGAVAFSDSPAPLANSALLRRALEYCRMFDRPIFDRPEVPELAGRGVMHEGCHSLVLGLAGLPTEAEDLAVARDVRLAEATGGRLHVGPVSTMGSVDLISRVKSRGIQVTASVCPHNLGLTDEKLRSFDARYKVHPPLRSGRHVETLRQAVADGTIDVIQTGHMPRAREKKMDDLDLAPFGMTSLETCLAASATALVRSGVLDWLTLIDRMSTAAAKVAGIKGGRLQVGDPADVVIIDPDFAWTVSESSFRSRCSSTPLLGCELYGRITETIVGGEVRFQSI; encoded by the coding sequence ATGAATAGTCTGCTGATTGAAAATGGTCGCTTGGTCGATCCGTCAGTTCAACACGATGCGGTGGCTCGTTTGCTGATCGATGACGGGTATGTTGTCGCCATCGATCCGCTTGATGGTGACCTTCCGCCAAGCATTCCGCGATTGAACGCGGCAGGGAAAATTGTCGCCCCAGGGTTGGTCGATTTATGCTCCGAACTGCGCGAACCGGGCCGGGACGAAGATGAGACGATTGCGTCGGGAGCTTTGGCTGCGTTAGCAGGTGGGTACACATCGATCCTCTGCAGTTCCAACACCCACCCGCCGATCGATTCTCCTGGAGCGGTCGAATTTGTTCGCCAAAAAGCGGCTCAGGCACGTGGGCCTCGGATCCACGTGACGGGGTGCGTTAGCAAACAACGCCAGGGACAGGAGATGGCGGAATTGGGATTGCTGGTCGACGCGGGAGCGGTTGCCTTTAGCGACTCCCCTGCCCCGCTGGCAAATAGTGCGTTGCTCCGCCGCGCCCTCGAATACTGCCGGATGTTCGACCGCCCGATTTTTGATCGACCTGAAGTCCCCGAACTTGCCGGTCGTGGCGTGATGCACGAAGGCTGCCATTCGTTGGTGCTGGGGTTGGCGGGGTTGCCTACCGAGGCGGAAGATTTGGCTGTCGCCCGAGACGTCCGATTAGCGGAGGCGACCGGAGGTCGTTTGCATGTCGGTCCTGTCAGCACGATGGGGAGTGTCGATTTGATTTCTCGCGTTAAAAGCCGAGGCATTCAGGTAACGGCATCGGTCTGTCCGCACAATTTGGGGTTAACCGACGAGAAACTACGCTCCTTCGACGCTCGTTACAAAGTGCACCCACCGCTGCGGAGCGGTCGGCACGTTGAAACGCTACGGCAGGCGGTCGCCGATGGCACGATCGATGTCATTCAAACCGGGCACATGCCACGAGCCCGAGAGAAAAAGATGGATGATCTGGATCTCGCACCCTTTGGAATGACTTCTTTAGAAACCTGTTTAGCTGCGTCGGCGACCGCACTGGTAAGAAGTGGGGTGCTGGACTGGCTTACCTTAATTGACCGAATGTCGACCGCTGCGGCAAAGGTCGCAGGGATTAAGGGGGGCCGCTTACAGGTCGGCGATCCCGCCGACGTCGTTATTATCGACCCTGACTTTGCTTGGACCGTCAGCGAATCCTCTTTCCGTTCGCGATGCAGTAGCACCCCGCTGCTCGGTTGCGAACTGTACGGACGGATTACTGAAACGATCGTCGGAGGCGAGGTTCGCTTCCAAAGCATCTAG
- a CDS encoding ExbD/TolR family protein, with protein sequence MKIRNQQDPAKNELSMTSMIDVVFLLLIFFILTFKVVEQEGDFGINMPLAGQASSAMEDLELPITLRMHADPDGNLTSMELNELPMGTSFENLRAKVTELVGNQPGPSDDDEDGGPEVEIDTDFNLRYEYVIAAITHVSGRKDGDQIIKLVEKIKFAAPRR encoded by the coding sequence ATGAAAATTCGCAACCAACAAGACCCTGCCAAGAACGAACTGTCGATGACCAGTATGATCGACGTCGTCTTCCTGCTGCTAATCTTCTTTATCCTCACGTTCAAAGTGGTGGAGCAAGAAGGGGACTTCGGCATCAACATGCCGCTGGCAGGACAAGCCAGCAGTGCGATGGAGGATCTGGAACTGCCGATTACGCTGCGAATGCATGCCGATCCCGATGGCAATCTGACTTCGATGGAATTGAATGAACTGCCGATGGGGACCAGTTTTGAAAACCTGCGAGCCAAGGTAACGGAACTGGTCGGGAACCAACCCGGGCCGAGCGATGACGACGAAGACGGAGGCCCCGAAGTCGAAATCGATACCGACTTTAACCTTCGCTATGAATACGTGATCGCAGCGATCACCCACGTCAGCGGTCGCAAGGACGGAGACCAAATCATCAAGCTGGTCGAAAAAATCAAATTCGCCGCTCCACGACGGTAA
- a CDS encoding response regulator transcription factor: MSPTESSSTPPVGSSSQAKTVLIVDDDQEIVESIRYALEGEKLNVVIARDGNQGLALAERENPDLMILDMMMPKRSGFLVLEKLRRTRDAPLPVIMITGNEGSRHKAYAELLGVNEYLRKPFAMEKLIHSVHRLLNETDNV, encoded by the coding sequence ATGAGTCCTACCGAATCATCTTCCACCCCTCCGGTTGGTTCTTCTTCCCAAGCAAAAACGGTGCTGATCGTTGATGATGATCAGGAAATCGTTGAGTCGATTCGGTATGCTTTGGAAGGCGAAAAACTGAATGTTGTGATCGCCCGGGACGGAAATCAAGGTTTGGCCCTCGCCGAACGTGAGAATCCAGATCTGATGATCTTGGACATGATGATGCCCAAGCGAAGTGGATTCTTGGTCCTGGAAAAATTACGCCGGACACGCGATGCACCGCTGCCTGTGATCATGATCACAGGTAACGAGGGAAGTCGCCATAAAGCCTACGCAGAATTGCTGGGGGTAAACGAATACCTTCGCAAACCGTTTGCGATGGAAAAACTGATCCACTCGGTTCACCGCTTGCTGAATGAAACCGACAATGTCTGA
- a CDS encoding ExbD/TolR family protein, with protein MRVQRKSTELAEADLTPMIDMTFQLIAFFMVLINFAQTESHDEVTLPQSRLIKPPEQPFEFPIMLHITRDATVYLGGEAYSADTLNRGLNGELAVARAQNMDASDANVIIRAHKDAAAGEVQEVIRACQALDFVNFGLRAKEDLGQKGAG; from the coding sequence ATGCGAGTTCAACGTAAATCTACCGAGTTGGCGGAAGCCGACTTGACGCCGATGATCGACATGACGTTTCAGTTGATCGCGTTTTTCATGGTGTTGATCAATTTTGCGCAGACCGAATCTCACGACGAAGTCACGCTTCCGCAAAGCCGTTTGATCAAACCGCCGGAACAGCCATTTGAATTCCCGATCATGCTGCACATCACCCGCGACGCAACGGTCTATTTGGGTGGGGAAGCCTATTCGGCCGATACACTGAACCGAGGCCTAAACGGTGAATTGGCCGTTGCTCGAGCTCAAAACATGGATGCCAGCGATGCAAATGTCATCATCCGGGCACATAAGGATGCCGCCGCTGGCGAAGTCCAGGAAGTGATCCGAGCCTGTCAGGCTCTGGACTTTGTCAATTTTGGCCTCCGGGCTAAAGAAGACCTCGGCCAAAAAGGAGCCGGTTGA
- a CDS encoding MotA/TolQ/ExbB proton channel family protein: protein MNQLFGKSAIPFRLHFFAIAFVAVTAIATAMTGFAQDELGGDPVDEAPPAVVEDVEIVGEVNDAPANNAGGGGGAEEPQSALGWVYESLGLGYVLIFLALSFTLVSLLVMNLLASRRDNLVPQELIDGFEEKLNEKDFQSAYDMARTDESVLGQVLSAGLAKLSRGYNRALESMQEVGEEESMKLDHRLSYMALIGNLSPMIGLFGTVHGMIRSFQVIALSGATPEPAKLAGGISTALLTTLVGLAIAIPALAAYNILRNRVARLLLEVGVSSENLMSRFEDVQPQAAKK, encoded by the coding sequence ATGAATCAGCTTTTCGGCAAATCGGCCATTCCTTTTCGACTTCACTTTTTTGCGATTGCCTTTGTAGCAGTCACAGCGATCGCCACGGCGATGACCGGTTTTGCTCAAGACGAACTGGGAGGAGATCCTGTCGATGAGGCTCCACCGGCTGTCGTAGAAGACGTGGAGATTGTTGGCGAAGTCAACGACGCCCCAGCCAACAACGCTGGTGGCGGTGGTGGTGCCGAAGAACCACAATCCGCGTTGGGCTGGGTCTACGAGTCACTCGGTCTGGGCTACGTTTTGATCTTCTTGGCGCTTTCGTTCACACTTGTCTCCCTGTTGGTAATGAACCTGCTGGCATCGCGCCGGGACAACTTGGTTCCACAAGAATTGATCGATGGTTTTGAAGAGAAACTAAACGAGAAGGATTTCCAGTCGGCTTACGATATGGCTCGGACCGACGAATCGGTTCTCGGGCAGGTCCTTTCCGCTGGGCTGGCAAAATTGTCTCGCGGGTACAACCGAGCGCTTGAATCGATGCAGGAAGTGGGCGAAGAAGAGAGCATGAAACTGGATCATCGCCTGAGTTACATGGCGTTGATCGGCAACCTCAGCCCGATGATCGGCCTGTTCGGAACGGTCCACGGAATGATTCGCTCGTTCCAGGTGATCGCTCTTTCAGGAGCGACCCCGGAACCCGCAAAACTGGCCGGTGGTATCTCCACCGCTTTGTTGACCACCCTGGTTGGACTGGCGATCGCGATCCCCGCACTGGCCGCTTACAACATCCTCCGCAACCGAGTCGCTCGGCTGCTACTAGAAGTAGGCGTCAGCAGTGAAAACCTGATGAGCCGCTTTGAAGACGTGCAACCACAAGCCGCAAAAAAGTAA